The Thermus brockianus genome window below encodes:
- a CDS encoding enoyl-CoA hydratase/isomerase family protein: MVLKEKREGVLLLTLNRPEKLNALTGALLEELYQALAEANQDPGVRAVLLTGAGRAFSAGQDLTEFGEEKPDYEAHLRRYNKVVAAMSGLEKPLVVAVNGPAAGAGMSLALWGDVRLAAPGATFTTAFVRIGLVPDSGMSFLLPRLVGLAKAQELLLLSPRLSAEEALALGLVHKVVPAERLMEEALALAQTLAQGPTRAYVLTRKLLLETYRLSLEEALGLEAILQGEAGRTLDHEEGVRAFREKRPPRFQGR; encoded by the coding sequence ATGGTCCTGAAGGAAAAGCGCGAAGGCGTCCTCCTCCTCACCCTAAACCGGCCAGAAAAGCTCAACGCCCTCACGGGCGCCCTCCTAGAGGAGCTCTACCAGGCCTTGGCCGAGGCCAACCAGGACCCCGGGGTGCGGGCCGTCCTCCTCACGGGGGCGGGGCGGGCCTTCTCCGCCGGGCAGGACCTCACGGAGTTTGGCGAGGAAAAGCCTGACTACGAGGCCCACCTCCGCCGCTACAACAAGGTGGTAGCGGCCATGAGCGGGCTGGAAAAGCCCCTGGTGGTGGCGGTGAACGGGCCGGCGGCGGGGGCGGGCATGAGCCTCGCCCTCTGGGGGGATGTGCGCCTCGCCGCCCCTGGGGCCACCTTCACCACCGCCTTCGTGCGCATCGGATTGGTGCCGGACTCGGGGATGAGCTTCCTCCTACCCCGTTTGGTGGGGCTTGCCAAGGCGCAGGAACTCCTCCTCCTCTCCCCCCGCCTCTCCGCGGAGGAGGCCCTGGCCCTGGGCCTGGTGCACAAGGTGGTGCCGGCGGAAAGGCTTATGGAGGAGGCTTTGGCCCTGGCCCAAACCCTCGCCCAAGGCCCCACCCGGGCCTATGTCCTCACGCGGAAGCTCCTTTTGGAAACCTACCGGCTTTCCCTGGAGGAGGCCTTGGGCCTCGAGGCCATCCTCCAGGGCGAGGCGGGCCGCACCCTGGACCACGAGGAGGGGGTGCGGGCCTTCCGGGAAAAGCGCCCGCCCCGCTTCCAGGGCCGATGA
- a CDS encoding ABC transporter permease, giving the protein MRRDDPQEVVAGRVGLSLSEMARVAWRAIAANPLRSALTALGVVIGVAAVVALTMVGQGTTQRVTRLLEGLGTNLLTVGPAQGGRGPGGGLVRGGGPATLPLADAYAIQEAFAGEVVGVAPVAQANFQLKYGAQNLRATVVGTWPDFAQVRNAEPDRGGFFTWEDVEARRRVAVIGYGIAQDLFGGEDPLGQRLRIAGIPFTVVGVLPDKGDQGFVSTNYQVYVPLSTYLQRLSRPEAGGLR; this is encoded by the coding sequence ATGAGGCGGGATGATCCCCAGGAGGTGGTTGCAGGCCGGGTAGGACTTTCCCTTTCGGAGATGGCCCGTGTGGCGTGGCGGGCTATCGCTGCCAATCCCCTGCGCTCTGCCCTTACCGCCTTGGGAGTGGTGATCGGGGTGGCAGCAGTGGTGGCCCTTACCATGGTGGGCCAGGGGACCACCCAGCGGGTTACCCGCTTGCTAGAGGGTCTGGGCACCAACCTCCTCACCGTAGGTCCTGCCCAAGGGGGAAGGGGGCCAGGGGGAGGCTTGGTGCGTGGGGGCGGACCTGCTACCCTCCCCCTTGCCGACGCCTACGCCATTCAGGAGGCCTTTGCCGGGGAGGTGGTGGGGGTGGCCCCTGTGGCCCAGGCCAACTTCCAGCTAAAGTACGGGGCCCAAAACCTCCGGGCCACGGTGGTGGGTACCTGGCCCGACTTTGCCCAAGTCCGCAACGCAGAGCCTGACAGGGGTGGCTTCTTCACTTGGGAAGACGTGGAGGCCCGGCGACGGGTGGCGGTGATCGGTTACGGCATCGCCCAGGACCTTTTCGGCGGAGAGGATCCTTTAGGCCAGCGCCTGCGCATTGCCGGCATTCCCTTCACCGTGGTGGGGGTGTTGCCAGATAAGGGCGACCAAGGCTTCGTAAGTACCAATTACCAGGTCTATGTCCCCCTTTCCACCTATCTGCAGCGCCTTTCCCGTCCGGAGGCGGGGGGGCTAAGGTGA
- a CDS encoding ABC transporter permease, with amino-acid sequence MNTIYLQGADRDRLKDLQEHLTQFLAQRHGLWDPQSYDFSVTNQQDALESVNQTTRAMTLFLGGVAGISLLVGGIGIMNIMLVSVTERTREIGVRKALGARPQDILGQFLAESVVLSVGGGLLGVAVGLLMARFVGQAISVTPVFSPTSIVVAFFFAVVVGVFFGLYPAWRAARLDPVEALRYE; translated from the coding sequence GTGAACACCATCTACCTCCAAGGTGCTGACCGCGACCGCCTTAAGGACCTTCAGGAGCACCTTACCCAGTTCCTGGCGCAGCGGCATGGCCTATGGGATCCCCAAAGCTACGATTTCTCCGTCACCAACCAGCAAGATGCTTTGGAGAGTGTGAACCAAACTACCAGGGCCATGACCCTTTTCCTAGGAGGGGTGGCAGGCATCAGCCTCCTGGTGGGGGGCATCGGCATCATGAACATCATGCTGGTTTCCGTTACCGAGCGGACCCGGGAGATCGGAGTACGCAAGGCCCTGGGGGCAAGGCCTCAGGACATTCTGGGTCAGTTTTTGGCGGAGTCTGTGGTTTTAAGCGTGGGTGGGGGGCTTTTAGGTGTGGCCGTGGGCCTTTTAATGGCTCGGTTTGTGGGCCAAGCTATCTCGGTAACCCCCGTCTTTTCCCCTACAAGCATCGTTGTTGCCTTCTTTTTTGCCGTGGTGGTGGGGGTCTTCTTTGGGCTTTATCCCGCTTGGCGGGCAGCCAGGTTGGATCCCGTGGAGGCCCTTCGGTATGAGTAA
- a CDS encoding ABC transporter ATP-binding protein has product MLLELRAVRKVYQMGEEVFPALKGVDLQVEAGEMLAIMGPSGSGKSTLLHILGLLDRPTEGEYRLLGKPTQNLSEGERAYLRNRFLGFVFQAFFLLPRLTALENVEVPLTYAGFSPKERRRRALELLERVGLLEKAHNFPNQLSGGQRQRVAIARALALKPPLLLADEPTGALDTKTGEEILVLFQELNREGTTVIVVTHEPSVAEKTTRVIRVRDGEIVADERR; this is encoded by the coding sequence GTGCTTCTGGAGCTTAGGGCGGTGAGGAAGGTTTACCAGATGGGGGAGGAAGTTTTCCCCGCTCTTAAGGGGGTGGACTTGCAAGTGGAGGCTGGGGAGATGCTCGCCATCATGGGGCCTTCGGGGAGCGGCAAGAGCACCCTCCTCCACATCTTGGGCCTCCTGGACCGGCCCACCGAGGGAGAGTACCGCCTCCTAGGTAAGCCTACCCAAAACCTTTCCGAAGGGGAGCGAGCCTACCTGCGCAATCGTTTTTTAGGTTTTGTCTTTCAGGCTTTTTTCCTACTCCCCCGGCTTACTGCTTTGGAGAACGTAGAGGTACCCTTGACCTACGCTGGCTTCTCTCCTAAGGAGAGGAGACGTAGGGCTTTGGAACTTCTAGAGCGGGTGGGACTTTTGGAAAAAGCCCACAACTTTCCCAACCAGCTCTCCGGTGGGCAACGGCAGCGGGTAGCCATCGCCCGGGCCCTAGCCCTCAAGCCCCCCCTTCTCCTTGCCGACGAGCCCACGGGGGCGTTGGACACCAAGACGGGGGAGGAGATCCTTGTCCTTTTTCAGGAGCTAAACCGGGAGGGTACCACGGTTATCGTGGTCACCCACGAGCCTTCGGTGGCGGAGAAGACAACGAGGGTGATCCGGGTACGAGATGGCGAGATCGTGGCGGACGAGAGGAGGTGA
- a CDS encoding TolC family protein encodes MPRIWSVFLLFLPALAQGMDLKTWVRESPSYQALLLQRAQAEATWEAAQKGLAPTLTPQGNYSRSLLGQESLALGLGGSMALPWGQAQDNLRGAEITYKKALLDLLSQGNLLFQTALSQYLDTYLAALDQALAQKRLAWREAQLKAVRDQREKGQATFQDLLDAEGNLAEAQAEALRAQLALSLAQARLQATLGRAVAVEALPPLPQETLSLERVLTFLEERPDVQKARLALEEAEEALAQARRERAWPEVSVSLTAQEGNAALSLGLNLKTGVLNYGAQYTVLGTGGNGGVAFQVQAGIPLLSPVQDAGVALQEKALAQARLALESARRAAELDLRAKYQALLQAQAQVEVAAKALAGAENSLAVAQKRLEAGTGTVLEVMQAEVGLLQARRTLEGAKAALLQAYYALWDAMGQDLVGGER; translated from the coding sequence ATGCCAAGGATATGGAGTGTTTTCCTCCTTTTCCTTCCCGCCCTGGCCCAGGGGATGGACCTTAAGACCTGGGTGCGGGAAAGCCCAAGCTACCAAGCCCTCCTCCTGCAAAGGGCCCAGGCCGAGGCCACCTGGGAGGCCGCCCAAAAGGGCCTTGCCCCTACCCTTACGCCTCAAGGGAACTATAGCCGAAGCCTTTTGGGGCAGGAAAGCCTGGCCCTGGGCCTAGGGGGAAGCATGGCCCTGCCCTGGGGGCAGGCCCAGGATAACCTTAGGGGAGCAGAAATCACCTACAAGAAGGCCCTTTTGGACCTCCTCTCCCAGGGAAACCTCCTCTTCCAGACAGCCCTTTCCCAGTACCTGGACACCTACCTGGCTGCTTTGGACCAGGCCTTGGCGCAAAAGCGCCTGGCTTGGCGGGAGGCCCAGCTCAAGGCAGTGCGGGACCAGCGGGAGAAGGGCCAGGCCACCTTCCAGGATCTCCTGGATGCGGAGGGTAATCTGGCGGAGGCTCAGGCGGAGGCCCTGCGGGCGCAACTGGCCCTCAGCCTGGCCCAGGCCCGGCTCCAGGCCACCTTGGGTCGGGCGGTGGCGGTGGAGGCCTTGCCCCCCTTGCCCCAAGAAACCCTCTCCCTGGAAAGGGTTTTGACCTTCCTGGAGGAGCGGCCCGATGTGCAAAAGGCCAGGCTTGCCCTGGAGGAGGCGGAGGAGGCCCTGGCTCAAGCCCGGCGGGAGCGGGCATGGCCAGAGGTTTCCGTAAGCCTCACGGCCCAAGAGGGTAATGCCGCCCTAAGCCTCGGGCTTAATCTGAAGACGGGGGTTTTAAACTACGGGGCTCAGTACACCGTCCTAGGCACGGGCGGAAATGGGGGGGTGGCTTTCCAGGTGCAGGCGGGTATTCCCCTCTTAAGCCCCGTCCAGGATGCGGGAGTCGCCCTTCAGGAAAAGGCCTTGGCCCAAGCTCGCTTGGCCCTGGAAAGTGCAAGAAGGGCGGCGGAATTGGACCTCCGCGCCAAGTACCAAGCCCTTCTCCAGGCCCAAGCCCAGGTGGAGGTTGCAGCCAAGGCCCTGGCGGGGGCGGAGAACTCCTTGGCGGTGGCGCAAAAGCGCCTCGAGGCGGGGACGGGTACCGTCCTGGAAGTTATGCAGGCCGAGGTGGGCCTCCTGCAGGCCCGCCGCACCCTGGAGGGGGCCAAGGCCGCTCTCCTCCAGGCCTACTACGCCTTATGGGATGCCATGGGGCAGGATCTCGTGGGAGGTGAACGGTGA
- a CDS encoding efflux RND transporter periplasmic adaptor subunit: MRRWFLLLVLLGLGVGGYFLLRPKRVAQVVEAPEVYTVVRGEVRVTVSGSGSLAPWQTLDVRPEVQGLLRSVVEEGTWVEKGQVLAELDPTSFRQALEEAQADLAKAEAALANTRAQGESALASLKASLKSAEVAYANAQASLSTAQRNLEATRLLYQAGGASQQALLEAEAAYASARRSLENAEVSVRAQQEALALREAQLREDLRIQEAALVQARLAVAEAQSNLNRTRVRAPFSGVVLSVAASPGVQVGPTSTLLTLGDSSRYRLVLEVDETEIAQVKVGLPVRVSLEGLPGQTFQGRVEAISPQGETVNNIPVFKVAVSLAPDPRFRSGMSADGEIVVREAKDVLVIPKRAVERGQGGAYVTRLLPDGSTERVPVTLGLEDNTRVAVLEGLKEGDQVILSRRGATGSNSQQQRPPEPLPLMGPGR; this comes from the coding sequence ATGAGGCGTTGGTTTCTCCTTCTAGTCCTCCTCGGACTTGGGGTAGGGGGCTACTTTCTCTTGCGCCCCAAGCGGGTGGCCCAGGTAGTGGAGGCCCCCGAGGTCTACACCGTGGTCCGGGGGGAGGTGCGGGTGACGGTTTCGGGTTCGGGGAGTCTCGCCCCTTGGCAAACCTTGGACGTGCGCCCCGAGGTGCAGGGCCTCCTTCGTTCCGTGGTGGAGGAAGGTACCTGGGTGGAGAAGGGCCAGGTCCTGGCTGAGCTGGATCCCACTTCTTTCCGGCAGGCCCTGGAGGAGGCCCAGGCCGATCTGGCCAAGGCCGAGGCCGCTCTTGCCAACACTCGGGCGCAAGGGGAAAGTGCCCTTGCTTCCCTCAAGGCTTCCCTGAAGAGCGCCGAGGTGGCCTACGCCAACGCCCAGGCGAGCCTGTCCACCGCCCAGAGGAACCTGGAGGCTACCCGTCTCCTCTACCAGGCCGGAGGCGCAAGCCAACAGGCCCTTCTGGAAGCGGAGGCGGCCTATGCAAGCGCCAGGCGTTCCCTGGAAAACGCCGAGGTGAGCGTCAGGGCACAGCAGGAAGCCTTGGCCCTGCGGGAAGCCCAGCTGCGGGAGGACCTCCGCATCCAGGAGGCGGCCTTAGTCCAGGCGCGCTTGGCCGTGGCGGAAGCCCAAAGCAATCTGAACAGGACCCGTGTGCGGGCACCCTTTAGCGGGGTGGTCCTCTCCGTGGCGGCAAGTCCGGGGGTCCAGGTGGGACCCACCTCTACCCTCCTCACGTTGGGCGATTCTTCGCGCTACCGCTTGGTTCTGGAAGTGGATGAAACGGAGATCGCCCAGGTCAAGGTAGGTCTTCCGGTGAGGGTGAGCCTCGAGGGTCTCCCAGGTCAGACGTTCCAAGGGAGGGTGGAAGCCATTAGCCCCCAAGGGGAAACGGTGAACAACATCCCCGTTTTTAAGGTTGCTGTAAGCCTTGCTCCGGATCCCCGCTTCCGCTCGGGGATGAGCGCTGATGGGGAGATCGTGGTGCGGGAGGCTAAGGACGTCTTGGTCATTCCCAAACGGGCAGTGGAACGGGGGCAGGGTGGGGCCTATGTCACCCGTCTCCTTCCCGATGGCTCTACCGAAAGGGTGCCCGTGACTTTGGGTCTTGAGGACAACACCCGGGTTGCGGTCCTCGAGGGACTAAAGGAAGGGGACCAGGTGATCCTCTCCAGGAGAGGGGCTACGGGTTCCAATAGCCAGCAGCAACGGCCTCCGGAGCCATTGCCCCTTATGGGGCCTGGGAGGTAG
- a CDS encoding TolC family protein — MALAQGNLSFQEALQQALKQNPSYQNALLARESALTELKALEADPSTLVLPLTQARQALVLAEAQVGASRLSLLQSFLSAYTALLEAQANEGVLQANRALAERNLQIARARRQAGNATELDVAKAETALRSAEIALKNAEAQGPALLKALEAALGSSLPREPQLAPLPQPKALGVDLAALREGLEERLPSLVQARQALELAELQVRLSDNDYTPRLTLEKAKASRDNAQKALENARAQALSALEAAYAQAQAAWGQVLTARENLANQERTLEVARKAFQAGTISRVELEQEEVNLAQARYNLLVAQNAYWKALAALSVAAGQDLTGLLEVGP; from the coding sequence TTGGCCCTTGCCCAAGGGAACCTGAGCTTCCAAGAGGCCTTACAGCAAGCCCTGAAGCAAAACCCCTCGTACCAGAACGCCCTCTTGGCCCGGGAAAGCGCCTTAACAGAACTCAAGGCCCTGGAGGCGGACCCGAGCACCCTGGTTCTTCCCCTTACCCAGGCCCGGCAAGCCCTGGTCCTAGCGGAAGCGCAGGTGGGGGCAAGCCGCCTGAGCCTCCTGCAAAGCTTCCTTTCGGCCTACACCGCCCTTCTGGAGGCCCAGGCCAACGAGGGGGTGCTCCAAGCCAACCGCGCCTTGGCCGAGCGTAACCTGCAGATTGCCCGGGCCCGCCGCCAAGCGGGCAACGCCACCGAACTGGACGTGGCCAAAGCGGAAACCGCCTTGAGGTCGGCGGAAATCGCCCTGAAGAACGCCGAGGCCCAGGGCCCTGCCCTCCTTAAGGCCCTAGAGGCAGCCTTGGGATCTTCCTTGCCGAGGGAGCCGCAGCTTGCCCCCCTGCCCCAGCCCAAGGCCCTAGGGGTGGACCTGGCCGCTTTGCGGGAGGGGCTTGAGGAAAGGCTTCCGAGTCTGGTCCAGGCTCGGCAGGCCCTGGAACTGGCTGAGCTCCAGGTGCGCCTTTCCGACAACGACTATACCCCCCGCCTCACCCTGGAAAAGGCCAAGGCCAGCCGGGATAACGCCCAAAAAGCTTTGGAGAACGCCAGAGCTCAAGCGCTTTCCGCCCTGGAAGCAGCCTATGCCCAGGCCCAAGCCGCTTGGGGCCAGGTGCTCACCGCCCGGGAAAACCTCGCCAACCAGGAGAGGACCCTGGAGGTGGCCCGCAAGGCATTCCAGGCTGGGACCATCAGCCGCGTGGAGTTGGAGCAGGAGGAGGTGAATCTGGCCCAGGCCCGCTACAACCTGTTGGTGGCCCAAAACGCCTACTGGAAGGCTTTGGCCGCCTTAAGCGTGGCGGCAGGGCAGGATCTTACCGGGCTTTTGGAGGTGGGACCATGA
- the ruvA gene encoding Holliday junction branch migration protein RuvA produces the protein MIRYLKGLVLKKEEGGFLLLVGGVGFFLQAPGPFLASLKEGQEVAVHTHLQLKEEGLALYAFPDEESLALFELLLSVSGVGPKVALSLLSALTPKLLARALAEGDLRLLTSASGVGRKLAERLALELKGKLPPHLLTGEKVASEAAEEAVLALAALGFKEGQARGVVLDLLARNPKAKAQELIKEALKRLR, from the coding sequence ATGATCCGCTACCTCAAAGGCCTCGTCCTGAAGAAGGAGGAAGGGGGCTTCCTCCTCCTGGTGGGCGGGGTGGGGTTTTTCCTCCAGGCCCCGGGCCCCTTCCTGGCAAGCCTCAAGGAGGGCCAGGAGGTGGCGGTCCATACCCACCTGCAGCTCAAGGAGGAGGGGCTTGCCCTTTACGCCTTCCCCGACGAGGAAAGCCTCGCGCTCTTTGAACTCCTCCTCTCCGTAAGCGGGGTGGGGCCCAAGGTGGCCCTCTCCCTCCTCTCCGCCCTCACCCCCAAGCTCCTGGCCCGGGCCCTGGCGGAAGGGGACCTCAGGCTTCTCACCTCGGCAAGCGGCGTGGGGCGGAAACTGGCCGAGCGCCTGGCCCTGGAGCTCAAGGGCAAGCTTCCCCCCCACCTCCTCACCGGGGAGAAGGTGGCCAGCGAGGCGGCGGAGGAAGCCGTCCTGGCCCTCGCCGCCTTGGGCTTCAAGGAAGGGCAGGCCCGAGGCGTGGTCCTGGACCTCCTCGCCCGAAACCCCAAGGCCAAGGCCCAGGAGCTCATCAAGGAGGCCCTGAAGCGGTTACGCTAG
- a CDS encoding 2-oxoglutarate dehydrogenase E1 component, which yields MELTLESQGYLEALYRAYLEDPFSLPEEWRRYFSALTLEDGRRERPAPSVSVAEAVDLGFLLKVERLVQAYRELGHLAAQIDPLGQERPRPKALTLEAHGLSSQDLPRPLPPFFGAPTLGALLERLQATYLGPIGFEVAHVEPEEREWLLARIEAPWERPPQEVRRRMLEALMQASLFEAFLQRKYLGAKTFSAEGLESLIPLLKEAVVEAARHGVKEVVLGMAHRGRLNVLAHVAGKPFERIFREFEEIFPEGYAGDVKYHLGFSSDQETPYGKVHVSLNFNPSHLEFVNPVTLGRLRAKQDRFGDRERRRGLAILVHGDSAFIGEGIVQETLNLSQLPGYRVGGTLHVVANNQLGFTTLPSEYTSCRYPTDIAKMVGAPIFHVNAEAVDALWFALRLALEYRSRFGKDVVLDLVGYRRRGHNETDEPTFTQPTMYALIAKKPEPWKAYAERLQAEGVVREEELKALEGAYLERLESEFARVKAEPGPVVPHGLSGLWQGYVGGPDHLVPEVETGVPKEVLRNLLVRLATVPEGFQVHPKLKRFLEARLEMVEEKRPLDWATAEALAFATLAAEGHRVRLTGQDALRGTFTQRHAALYDYRTGEKYIPLAHLAEGQAPVEIHNSPLSEAGVLGFEYGYSLDYPEGLILWEAQFGDFANVAQVYIDQFLASAEAKWGRLSGLVLLLPHGLEGQGPEHSSARLERFLQLGAKDNLQVAYPTTPAQFFHLLRRQVKRSIRKPLVVMTPKSLLRHPEVVSGLEELAQGRFQKVIPERVKGARKVLLTSGKVYYELLAKRRELGAEDVAILRLELLYPFPEAELQEALSPYPKKVPVVYVQEEPINQGAWWYLSARFCGEIFGHPLSVVARPESPSPAVGSSKVHRLEQEALLEEAFK from the coding sequence ATGGAGCTCACGCTGGAAAGCCAAGGCTACCTGGAGGCCCTCTACCGGGCGTACCTGGAGGACCCCTTTTCCCTGCCCGAGGAGTGGCGGCGCTACTTCTCCGCCCTTACCCTGGAGGATGGCCGACGAGAACGCCCCGCCCCGAGTGTCTCCGTGGCCGAGGCCGTGGACCTAGGCTTCCTCCTCAAGGTGGAGCGCCTGGTCCAGGCCTACCGGGAGCTCGGGCACCTGGCGGCCCAGATAGACCCCTTGGGCCAGGAAAGGCCGAGGCCGAAGGCCCTCACCCTCGAGGCCCACGGCCTTTCCTCCCAGGACCTTCCTCGGCCCCTTCCCCCCTTCTTCGGCGCCCCCACCCTGGGGGCTCTCCTGGAGCGCCTTCAGGCCACCTACCTCGGCCCCATCGGCTTTGAGGTGGCCCACGTGGAGCCCGAGGAGAGGGAGTGGCTCCTCGCCCGCATAGAGGCCCCTTGGGAAAGGCCTCCCCAGGAGGTGCGCCGCCGCATGTTGGAAGCCCTGATGCAGGCGAGCCTCTTTGAGGCCTTCCTGCAGCGGAAGTACCTCGGGGCCAAGACCTTCAGCGCCGAGGGCCTGGAAAGCCTCATCCCCCTCCTCAAGGAGGCGGTGGTGGAGGCGGCCCGGCACGGGGTTAAGGAGGTGGTCCTGGGCATGGCCCACCGGGGCCGGCTCAACGTCCTGGCCCACGTGGCGGGGAAGCCCTTTGAGCGCATCTTCCGCGAGTTTGAGGAGATTTTCCCCGAGGGCTACGCCGGGGACGTGAAGTACCACCTGGGCTTTTCCAGCGACCAGGAAACCCCTTACGGCAAGGTCCACGTTTCCCTGAACTTCAACCCAAGCCACCTGGAGTTCGTGAACCCCGTGACCCTAGGGCGGCTTCGGGCCAAGCAGGACCGCTTCGGGGACCGGGAGAGGCGGCGGGGCCTTGCCATTTTGGTCCACGGGGACTCCGCCTTCATCGGCGAGGGCATCGTGCAGGAAACCCTAAACCTCTCCCAGCTTCCCGGCTACCGGGTGGGGGGGACCCTGCACGTGGTGGCCAACAACCAGCTGGGCTTCACCACCCTCCCCTCGGAGTACACCTCCTGCCGCTACCCCACGGACATCGCCAAGATGGTGGGGGCCCCCATCTTCCACGTGAACGCCGAGGCGGTGGATGCCCTCTGGTTCGCCCTACGCCTGGCCTTGGAGTACCGGAGCCGCTTCGGCAAGGACGTGGTTCTGGACCTGGTGGGCTACCGCCGCCGGGGGCACAACGAGACGGACGAGCCCACCTTCACCCAGCCCACCATGTACGCCCTCATCGCCAAGAAGCCGGAGCCTTGGAAGGCCTACGCCGAAAGGCTCCAGGCCGAGGGGGTGGTGCGGGAGGAGGAGCTTAAGGCCCTGGAGGGGGCCTACCTGGAGCGGCTGGAGAGCGAGTTCGCCCGGGTCAAGGCCGAGCCCGGCCCCGTGGTGCCCCACGGGCTTTCGGGCCTTTGGCAGGGGTACGTGGGGGGGCCTGACCACCTGGTGCCCGAGGTGGAGACCGGGGTGCCGAAGGAGGTCCTGCGCAACCTTTTGGTGCGGCTCGCCACCGTGCCCGAGGGCTTCCAGGTCCATCCTAAGCTGAAGCGTTTCCTCGAGGCCCGCCTGGAGATGGTCGAGGAAAAGCGGCCCCTGGACTGGGCCACCGCCGAGGCCCTGGCCTTCGCCACCCTGGCGGCGGAGGGCCACCGGGTGCGCCTCACGGGCCAGGACGCCCTAAGGGGCACCTTCACCCAGCGCCACGCCGCCCTGTACGATTACCGCACGGGGGAAAAGTACATTCCCTTAGCGCACCTGGCGGAGGGGCAGGCCCCCGTGGAGATCCACAACTCCCCCCTTTCCGAGGCCGGGGTCCTGGGGTTTGAGTACGGGTACAGCCTGGACTACCCGGAGGGCCTCATCCTCTGGGAAGCCCAGTTCGGGGACTTCGCCAACGTGGCCCAGGTCTACATAGACCAGTTCCTGGCCAGCGCCGAGGCCAAGTGGGGCCGGCTTTCCGGCCTCGTGCTCCTCCTGCCCCACGGCCTGGAGGGCCAAGGCCCCGAGCACTCCTCGGCCCGGCTGGAGCGCTTCTTGCAACTGGGGGCCAAGGACAACCTCCAGGTGGCCTACCCCACCACCCCCGCCCAGTTCTTCCACCTCCTCCGCCGCCAGGTGAAAAGGTCCATCCGCAAGCCCCTGGTGGTCATGACCCCCAAAAGCCTCCTCCGCCACCCCGAGGTGGTCTCGGGCCTCGAGGAGCTCGCCCAGGGCCGCTTCCAGAAGGTGATCCCCGAAAGGGTCAAGGGGGCGAGGAAGGTTCTCCTCACCTCGGGCAAGGTCTACTACGAGCTTCTCGCCAAGAGGCGGGAGCTTGGGGCGGAGGACGTGGCCATCCTGCGCCTAGAACTCCTCTACCCCTTCCCCGAGGCGGAGCTTCAGGAGGCCCTTTCTCCCTACCCCAAGAAGGTCCCCGTGGTCTACGTGCAGGAGGAACCCATCAACCAAGGGGCCTGGTGGTACCTCTCCGCCCGCTTCTGCGGGGAGATCTTCGGCCACCCCTTGAGCGTGGTGGCCCGGCCCGAGTCCCCAAGCCCCGCCGTGGGCTCCTCCAAGGTCCACCGGCTAGAGCAGGAAGCCCTTTTGGAAGAAGCCTTCAAGTGA